The Chryseobacterium sp. 52 genome includes a region encoding these proteins:
- a CDS encoding class I SAM-dependent methyltransferase codes for MKITKLVILFNYQKILFGFIVSAFLFGLSFWINSGLFTLLLRVLGGLIILNIIASLVASYILYDNSDLYELNNLEGILDLGKAENAILVHASFDPLSGRLEAEYPDLNLTVCDIYGNRHEHEKGIETSKRIFPPNSKEIKISPNTLPFEDKSQDVILALTSLHEILEHDQRVLFFKEAKRILKNNGIIIVSEQFRDVTNFIFFNIGAFHFLSQKQWKKAISSAGLNIIESRKITPFANMLIIKD; via the coding sequence ATGAAAATCACCAAACTTGTTATTCTGTTCAATTATCAAAAAATACTATTCGGGTTCATAGTCTCGGCCTTTCTTTTTGGATTGTCATTTTGGATAAATTCCGGACTGTTTACATTATTACTTAGAGTTTTAGGAGGACTTATTATTTTAAATATTATAGCTTCACTTGTTGCCTCTTATATCCTTTATGACAATTCTGATTTATATGAATTAAATAATTTAGAGGGTATTTTAGATTTAGGAAAAGCAGAGAATGCAATTCTGGTTCATGCGAGTTTTGATCCTTTATCCGGCAGATTGGAAGCGGAATATCCAGACTTAAATTTAACAGTTTGTGACATTTATGGAAACAGACATGAACACGAAAAAGGAATTGAAACTTCAAAAAGAATATTCCCGCCTAATTCTAAAGAAATAAAGATTTCTCCGAATACACTACCTTTTGAAGACAAATCTCAAGATGTTATTCTTGCTCTAACGTCATTGCATGAAATTTTAGAGCATGATCAGAGAGTTTTATTCTTTAAAGAAGCAAAAAGAATATTGAAGAATAATGGGATTATCATTGTTTCAGAGCAATTTAGAGATGTAACCAATTTTATATTCTTTAATATCGGAGCATTTCATTTTTTGAGCCAAAAACAATGGAAAAAAGCAATTTCCTCTGCTGGATTGAACATAATAGAGAGCAGAAAAATAACTCCCTTTGCCAATATGTTAATTATAAAAGACTAA
- a CDS encoding winged helix-turn-helix transcriptional regulator, protein MKKSELMKYSCPLGKAMSALGSKWKPIIVLVIKDRKLRFGELAVRIHVISRKVLTDQLREMESDGLIIREEFKELPPRVEYSLTEKGLALLPILYMLEEWESKFESKDLRTDKNCVLLEKEVKKAVKV, encoded by the coding sequence ATGAAAAAATCAGAATTGATGAAATACAGCTGTCCTTTGGGCAAGGCGATGTCTGCTTTAGGAAGCAAATGGAAGCCTATTATTGTTTTGGTTATTAAAGACCGCAAACTTCGTTTTGGAGAGCTTGCCGTACGCATTCATGTGATCTCCAGAAAGGTTTTAACTGATCAGTTAAGAGAAATGGAAAGCGATGGGCTGATTATCCGTGAAGAATTTAAAGAGCTTCCTCCAAGAGTGGAATATTCACTCACAGAAAAAGGACTGGCACTTTTACCGATATTGTATATGCTTGAAGAATGGGAATCTAAATTTGAGAGTAAGGATTTACGGACTGATAAGAATTGTGTGTTGCTGGAGAAGGAAGTGAAAAAGGCAGTTAAAGTTTAA
- a CDS encoding NADH:flavin oxidoreductase — translation MSTESLFKPFTYKNLELKNRIVMAPMTRAQSDNGVPTQNIAEYYARRAASEVGLILSEGTVINRPGSKNLQNIPDFYGNEALAGWKNVINAVHQNGGKMGPQIWHVGDTRSSEDYPLVEMEKASTMTLEDIQDTIAQFAASAKSAKDLGFDVVEIHGAHGYLIDQFFWEVTNTRTDEYGGKTIKERSRFAVDVIKAIRAAVGEDFTIIIRLSQWKQQDYSSKLALTPTEMEDWLLPLKEAGVDIFHCSQRRFWEPEFEGSDLNFAGWAKKITGQPTITVGSVGLEGDFMAAFAGHGTEKADLSELTRRLERGDFDLVAVGRALLQDPEWVKKVKEGNTEELLDFSAESMGKLY, via the coding sequence ATGAGTACAGAATCATTATTTAAACCGTTCACCTATAAAAATCTTGAACTTAAAAATAGAATAGTAATGGCTCCCATGACCAGAGCACAATCTGACAATGGAGTTCCAACCCAGAATATTGCAGAATATTATGCAAGAAGAGCTGCTTCAGAAGTAGGCTTGATTCTTTCTGAAGGAACAGTAATCAACAGACCGGGATCAAAAAACCTCCAGAATATTCCTGATTTTTATGGAAATGAAGCATTGGCAGGCTGGAAAAATGTTATTAATGCAGTTCATCAGAACGGCGGTAAAATGGGACCTCAGATCTGGCATGTAGGAGATACAAGAAGTTCTGAAGATTATCCACTGGTTGAAATGGAGAAAGCTTCTACCATGACGCTGGAAGATATTCAGGATACCATCGCACAGTTTGCTGCTTCTGCAAAATCTGCCAAAGATTTAGGATTTGATGTTGTTGAAATTCACGGTGCTCACGGTTACCTTATCGATCAGTTTTTCTGGGAAGTAACCAATACCAGAACGGATGAATATGGTGGGAAAACCATCAAAGAAAGAAGCCGTTTCGCTGTTGATGTTATCAAAGCTATCAGAGCTGCAGTAGGAGAGGATTTTACGATTATTATTCGTCTTTCACAGTGGAAGCAGCAGGATTACAGCAGTAAATTAGCCTTGACACCTACAGAAATGGAAGATTGGTTATTACCGTTAAAAGAAGCCGGAGTTGATATTTTCCATTGCTCTCAACGTCGTTTCTGGGAACCTGAATTTGAAGGTTCTGATCTGAATTTTGCAGGTTGGGCTAAAAAAATCACAGGACAGCCAACCATTACGGTAGGTTCCGTAGGTCTTGAAGGAGATTTCATGGCGGCATTTGCCGGACACGGCACTGAAAAAGCAGATCTATCCGAATTGACCAGAAGGCTTGAAAGAGGGGATTTCGATCTTGTAGCAGTTGGAAGAGCCCTTTTACAGGACCCTGAATGGGTAAAAAAAGTAAAAGAAGGCAATACGGAAGAGCTTTTGGATTTCTCTGCAGAAAGCATGGGAAAACTGTATTAA
- a CDS encoding bacteriocin-like protein gives MKNLKKLAKSDLKKINGGNAPECPDGTTACYHKRQGDIPSYWTCEPGVGCPK, from the coding sequence ATGAAAAATTTAAAAAAATTAGCCAAGTCGGATCTAAAGAAAATTAACGGTGGAAATGCGCCTGAATGTCCGGATGGAACTACTGCATGTTATCATAAACGTCAGGGTGATATTCCAAGTTACTGGACTTGCGAGCCAGGGGTAGGATGTCCTAAATAA
- a CDS encoding DUF7003 family protein has protein sequence MKLILINVVLFILVSCNKQSERSQMNYTENEILEQLDLAFKGEPNKYYPKARPEDIKYNFFLDLEHGYCETAGSRIHLYANEKYWAIVFEKNGYQNRATRAEIELYYIGNCIDYPINKYPERNYISNVSNIVLIGGDEYERIVNKEGSDMEKFELIDANVKEIKVRDKLIPFNGNYKDYEKLEIKLRDYDNPKKLVSFGDLIRYYQETNPTLISASEEDIRKHIPKSLKKLMVINEFHYDPSIMPSKQETYRLISKVLVMRSISYWKETLKPNNSWKNWESGNL, from the coding sequence ATGAAACTAATATTAATTAATGTAGTTTTATTCATATTGGTTTCTTGTAATAAGCAATCGGAAAGATCACAGATGAATTATACGGAAAATGAAATTTTAGAACAATTAGATCTAGCTTTCAAAGGAGAACCTAATAAATATTATCCAAAAGCTCGCCCAGAAGATATTAAATATAATTTTTTCCTTGATTTAGAGCATGGCTATTGTGAAACAGCAGGAAGTCGAATTCACCTATATGCTAACGAAAAATACTGGGCGATTGTTTTTGAGAAAAATGGTTATCAAAATAGAGCAACAAGAGCTGAAATTGAACTTTATTATATTGGTAATTGTATTGATTATCCTATTAATAAGTATCCTGAAAGAAATTATATTTCAAATGTAAGTAATATTGTTCTAATTGGCGGAGACGAATATGAAAGAATTGTAAATAAAGAAGGTAGTGATATGGAAAAATTCGAACTTATTGATGCAAATGTTAAAGAAATAAAAGTCCGGGATAAATTAATTCCATTTAATGGTAATTATAAGGATTATGAAAAACTAGAAATTAAATTAAGAGATTATGATAATCCTAAGAAGTTGGTTAGCTTCGGTGATTTAATAAGGTATTATCAAGAAACAAATCCAACTTTAATTTCAGCGTCAGAGGAAGATATTAGGAAACATATTCCTAAAAGTCTTAAAAAGCTAATGGTAATTAATGAATTTCATTATGATCCAAGCATTATGCCAAGTAAGCAGGAAACTTATAGACTTATCTCTAAAGTTTTAGTAATGAGAAGTATTTCTTATTGGAAGGAAACTTTAAAACCTAATAATAGTTGGAAAAATTGGGAATCAGGCAATTTATAG